The Candidatus Hydrogenedentota bacterium sequence GTCCACGCGGACATCACGGGTAGTCGAGCTTCGAGTTGTCTGGGTTCCATTGGATGCCTCCACTGTTGTCGGTGTCAGCCATGCCTGCAAAGTAGATCGCCGACTTTGCGAAACCCGCCGCGTGTCCATCCGCGAAGGTGATGTTGGCCTTGCTGTTGTGGCGGAACCCGTCGCCCGATGTGGGATAACCCATGTAGACCACGTGGGTCTGGCCGTATTTATAGCCCAGCTGACCGTTCACTCCAATTCCGCTGGATTGCTCGGTCATGACGACGAACGACGCGGGCTTGGCAACCTGACTCATGCGCAAGTATCTAGAATATCCGCTGCCCGCCGGGCGGTTGCCTGCCTCCAGCCACTGGTTCTGCGCGTAGTTGCCGTAGTAATCGCGATCGCTCGTAATCGTCGGTTCCAGCTTGGCGGCCGGGCAGATGAAGATCGACTTGTCGCGCGGGCGCGGCATCTTGCGGATGATCCACAGGTTGCTGGCGGCGGGACTGCCAACATACGGCGGAAGCGAATTGTACCACGCCAGGACATTCGTGCCGGGGGTGGGATCCGCAAAACCGGAACCGGGCGCCGACCCCTGATTTGGAAACGCACCGTCGTGATCCGCGACATAGAGCGTCGCAGCCGTGCCCCACTGCCGGGCGTTGCTCATGCATTTGGATTCATTGGCCTTGGCCGTCGCTGCGTTCAGGGCGGGGAAGAGAAGGGCGGCGAGAATGGCGATGATGCCGATGACCAGGAGCAGTTCCATGAGGGTGAAGCCGCTGCAGGAGCGCGAACGGAAGAGAGGACGGAGGACGGATGACGGATGACGGACAGGACCGAAACCTCGCACAAGGCACCTCCCCTGATGGCGTGATCGTTTCACACTCAGAGTATACACCAGACTTCCAGCGGGCAATTGCTATCCCGCATATTGCATCGTAAACATGAGAGCGATGCAATATGCGCTTTGGCGGCAGTGGTTTCTGCCGCCAAAGTTTCGGCGCGTCGCTGTGCGACTTGTCCTTCGACAGGCTCAGGGCCTATGCCTCTCGGCAGTGACGAGACCGTGAGCCTGTCGAACGGCTCAAGATTCGCCCTTCGACGCGCCGAAGGCTTGCCCTGAGCAAGCCACTGTCTTCAGGGGCGCGTCGAAGCCCGGTAGGGCGCGAATTTCATCTGTGAGATGAAATTCGCGGGCTATCTATCCAAAGATGTAGTGGAGGGGTAAAACTAGAGCATCAACAGGATGTGGCTGACGAGGGGAGCGGGCGGATTTTCCAACGATTGGAAATTCCGCCGTCGTTTTTTCCCATGCCCGCAACGCTTCGCGCAGCGATGCGGGCGGGCAATCCTTGGAAGAAACGGGCTCGACGCTCATGCCGTATCGGGATGTACTCATTTCATGAACTCAGGTTCCAGGTTTCAAGTTCCAAGTTTCAAGCAGGCCTTCACGCTGATTGAACTCCTCGTCGTCGTCACGATCATCGGCATCCTGGTCGGCATCGTGCTCGGCGTGTCGGGGCTTGCAACGATGAAGAGTGACCGTGCGCGCGCTATAGTTGACCTGACGAAGATCAAGAACGCGTTAGAAGAACACCGAATAGCGTACGGCAACTATCCAGTGAGCCTAACCGCAGACGATAGCGCTTCGTGGATAACCAACCTCTGGATCAAACCACAAGCTGGTGGCAAAGAGCCATTCATCACCGCCAAGTTCCTGACCAATTCGACCATGGCAGGCAGATTCCTTGATCCGTGGGGCAATGACTATAGATATCTTCACCGCGGATCCTCTCCGTATGCCGATCAGAGCAACTCCAAGTTCGGTTACGATCTCTGGTCTATTGGCCCGAATGCGGCATCCAATTCCGACGATATTGCGAATTGGCGTGGCGACTTCTAGCAGTGCGGACCTGCTGGACTAGACGATGCACTCTACTGGGTGTAGATTTTGCATAGACTGATCACATGAAAGTTTCTGGAAACAAGGCAGTTGCAGAAGAATCTGTCAGGCCGAGCTGGTTGTTTTTCAGTCGCGGTTTCACCTTGATCGAGCTTCTCGTGGTCATTGCAATTATTGGGGTGTTAGCGGCGATTCTCATGCCTGCCCTGAACTCAGCACTTACCAAAGCGGAGAAGGCAAGGGCGCAGACGGAGTTGACGCAGATTGTCGCGGCGATCAAGGCGTACTATGGTGACTACGGACGAATGCCTGTGGCAGTTGCGGACGATGGAGCACCTGATAAGACGTATGGAGCCAAGAATAAGCCAAACAAGCAGAAGGTCATCATGGACAACCTTCGTGCCAAGGACAATGTTGGGAATCCCAAGGGCACAGTCTTTCTCGATGTTCCGAAAGATTCGATGATCGGTACGGACAAGGATGGCGGTTCGTACGTGGAGGCCGACGGATACTATTTGGATCCATGGGGAAATCCATACGTACTCAGCGTGGACGCGAATTTTGACGGCTCTGCTTTTTTGTCCGGGCTTGATAGTCCGCCGGCCCCGTCTGCGAGCATGACCGTGACCAGTTTTCTGGCCGTCGCGATATCCTACGGTCCCGATCCCGGCTCCACGAAATCGTTCCTGACCTCGTGGGGGAAGAATTGATGAGCATGGAGCGAAATCCGGATGCCGAAAACCGAAACTCAGGTTTCCGGCTTCAGGTGTCCCGCCGTCGCCCGGTGGGCTACGGCCGGCAGGCAGGCTTGCCGCGGCGGAGCTCTTCGCCTTGCGAGGAAGCGAAGACGGGTTTCACTTTGGTCGAGCTCCTCGTCACTATAGGCATCATTGCCATTCTCGCATCGATTTTGCTCCCTGCTTTGACCGCAGCCGCGCGCAAAGGCGAAATAACCCGGGCGCGGATGGATATGTCGCAAATCGTCTCTGCAATCAAAAGCTACAATCGCGAGTACGGGATTTGGCCGGTTCCAACAAGTAACGGCTATCAGGACCGAACCTTTGGGGATAGGAACAATCCCCAAGGCGCGGAGTATACGATGAATGTTGTTATGGATATCCTGCGCGCGATCCCCAGGGCACCCGGAAATGTGAATGGAACAAATAACGTGAGGAAGATTGTTTTTCTCGAAATCCCGCCGAAGTCGATGGAAGGCACCGACAAGGATGGCGACACCTACAAGGAAGATGACGGATATTATCTCGATCCGTGGGGGAATCCCTACGTCATTACGATGGACACCGAGTTTGACGGAGAAATAGGTGTTTGTTGCCTTGGAGGAAATGCCTATACGGACATCGTTAATCTTTCCCCCAGCAAAGATGCAACCTTCCCTGATCTTGGGGTGGGAGTGATGTCTTATGGGCCCGAACCGGATAAGCCGGGATCGCTTCTCTACTCGTGGGGGGCGAAATGATTCCGGTCAAGAGAGGATTTACGCTCATCGAGATGCTTGTTGTGATTGGCATCTTGGCAATTCTCATCGGGATCCTGCTGCCGGCAATCAGGTCGGTCATGGAGAAGGCTGAGCGCGTGCAGGCGAAGGCAGATGCACAACGGATTGTGAAAGGATGGAAAGCGTATCGGAACCAGTACGGACGCTGGCCGTCTGCTACGGACGAGTCGTCAACCGGGTCCATCATGTCATCGAATTTTGTCCGAATTCTCAATGCGCGTTACTACCAGACGGGTCTCACGGGGCCGGATGCGACGCCCGATAATCCCATGGCCATTCAGTTCGTTGAAATCAGCGGCAATTCCATCGATACACGCTGGAACTTTGTCGATCCTTGGGGGACGCCCTACAGGGTTTCGTTTGACGCGAATTTCGACGGCAGGACTTCAAACAGCTTGTACACCGTATATGACAACGTGATTTCTTGGTCGGCAGGGCCAGACACGAACTCTGCAACCGCGGCAGACAACATCAAGAGCTGGGAATGAGAATCTCGATGGGGAAGCGAGCAGGAAGAAACCGTCAACAGTGCTGGGGGTTTACCCTGCTTGAGTTGCTGGTCGTAATCGGCATCATGGCTCTGTTGCTTGCCGTAGGCATACCGGCGTTCGAGTCCTTCTCAAAGCGCAGCCTGAACTCTGCGAGCCCCGGGCTCATGAGCACGTTAAGGCTGGCGAGGCAACATGCAATAACCCACCGCAGGTATGTGTGGGTAGTATTTCCCGACGCGGGCCCTTCGCAGGGAGGCGTGCTTTCGTACCAGGGTAGCGAAGTCGAGCACGCACTCAGATCGTACGCGGTTATCGAAGGCGATGAGAACAATCTGCCCAATGAGTACATAACCGATTGGAAATACTTGCCTCAGGGCATCTACTTTGACGCGCAACTACCGGCCTCAAGCAGTATCTTCAACAGCTACAATGCTGCGACCGTCAATTACCCGTTTCCCGATTCCCAGTCTCCCAAGAACCACAATATTCCTGCTATCGAGTTCCGGCCGAATGGTCGTGCATATACGATTGACTCATTTGGCTCAACTTGGAATCCCGGTAACACGGCGCACATTTACCTGATCGCTGGCATAGTGAACATAAACACAAGCGTAGGAGCACTTGCATCAGCACCTATCAAGGTATCCACGAACAACGCCTTGGTTCGAGTATTTGGAGCGACCGGGCAAATGGATTATTATGAGAGACAGTGATGGAGAATAACCCAAAGACGTCATCATGCGCCGGCTTCTCGTTGGTCGAACTTGCCTTGGCGTTGCTTGTCGCGGGCTTGGGGGTGCTCTCCATATTCAACATGTTTCCCCAGGGACTCGATTCCTGCCGAAAGTCGACGGAAATGGGGGAAATCAGCGCGTTTGCCAGTTGGGTACTAGACAGTCTTCAGGCGCAATCTTTGGTTATCGCACCCAGTAACACGTGGGATACGCAATTCAAATCGGGTGGGACATATGCGGAGGTGCCGAAATCTCATTCGATGGCTTTTGTTACGACGACCCAGCCCGTGGTTCGTGCGTTGGGCTTTGGCTCGGCAGGGGTAGAGGCGTTTACTGTTGCTCCTCAATTTCACCAGACTCTCGGTGTCGACTCGGGCTACGCGCTGTCGACTTTCACCTATACACTCGACGTGCAGTCGCGCGGAACGGCGACGAAATACGCACGCCTCGAGGTGTGGGCGGGTGACAAACAGCAAGCCGTGAAAGACGCCATAAACAACAGCACTCGAAAACCTGCCGGCAGCATCGTGTTTTATCGGGAATTTGTTCCACGCTATCTATGAATCGCCGTCATCACAGCCGTGGTTTCACACTTATCGAAGTCCTGTCCGCGATGGCCGTCCTCTCGATACTCATGCTGGCATTGCTGAAGCTATTCAATGAAGCGACCGATGCGGTAAAGAAGGGGAATAACACAATTCTTCGAAGTGGTGTCGCCCGGAGCGCCCTCGACGAAGTCGTGCGCGCCATCGAGGGCGCTGTTGTCGACAATAAATTGGCGTGTGCCATGAGGGGGAACTTCGTCGACAATGATTTTGACGCACTCTACTTGGTTACAACGTCTGGTGACCCAAACGACGGCCGCGCCTACCAACTTGTTTGGTATTTTGTCAGTAGCGACACGACCAAAGGATACACGACATATAGGCTTATGCGGTCCAAGACCAACTTTGATATTGCAGTGGCAAATGGGGTTGACCCATTTACGCCCGCATGGAAGCAGTGGTGGCGAGACAACACAAAGCTAAACAACATGGACGGGTCGCCGGATATGATCGCAGACAACATTGTGCGATTCGATTGCTACGTGCACGACCTGAATGGCAATAACATTGCTCAGGGATCGCCTCCCCGCTACGACAGCTCCCAAGTAAGTGCGGGGGGATATCCCGCGGATAAACCTTTTGGCTATATCGACGTCTATATCCAGGTCGCCTCTGAGGACACGATGAAGCGCGCCAGCTATCTTCGAGCTGCAGGCAATAATGCCGGTCTAAAACGACTCTTGGATCAGGAGTCAAATATCC is a genomic window containing:
- a CDS encoding type II secretion system protein GspG, whose protein sequence is MNSGSRFQVPSFKQAFTLIELLVVVTIIGILVGIVLGVSGLATMKSDRARAIVDLTKIKNALEEHRIAYGNYPVSLTADDSASWITNLWIKPQAGGKEPFITAKFLTNSTMAGRFLDPWGNDYRYLHRGSSPYADQSNSKFGYDLWSIGPNAASNSDDIANWRGDF
- a CDS encoding type II secretion system GspH family protein: MNRRHHSRGFTLIEVLSAMAVLSILMLALLKLFNEATDAVKKGNNTILRSGVARSALDEVVRAIEGAVVDNKLACAMRGNFVDNDFDALYLVTTSGDPNDGRAYQLVWYFVSSDTTKGYTTYRLMRSKTNFDIAVANGVDPFTPAWKQWWRDNTKLNNMDGSPDMIADNIVRFDCYVHDLNGNNIAQGSPPRYDSSQVSAGGYPADKPFGYIDVYIQVASEDTMKRASYLRAAGNNAGLKRLLDQESNILIRRGIPLTGSTEMFHPLAN
- a CDS encoding GspH/FimT family pseudopilin translates to MRISMGKRAGRNRQQCWGFTLLELLVVIGIMALLLAVGIPAFESFSKRSLNSASPGLMSTLRLARQHAITHRRYVWVVFPDAGPSQGGVLSYQGSEVEHALRSYAVIEGDENNLPNEYITDWKYLPQGIYFDAQLPASSSIFNSYNAATVNYPFPDSQSPKNHNIPAIEFRPNGRAYTIDSFGSTWNPGNTAHIYLIAGIVNINTSVGALASAPIKVSTNNALVRVFGATGQMDYYERQ
- a CDS encoding prepilin-type N-terminal cleavage/methylation domain-containing protein — translated: MELLLVIGIIAILAALLFPALNAATAKANESKCMSNARQWGTAATLYVADHDGAFPNQGSAPGSGFADPTPGTNVLAWYNSLPPYVGSPAASNLWIIRKMPRPRDKSIFICPAAKLEPTITSDRDYYGNYAQNQWLEAGNRPAGSGYSRYLRMSQVAKPASFVVMTEQSSGIGVNGQLGYKYGQTHVVYMGYPTSGDGFRHNSKANITFADGHAAGFAKSAIYFAGMADTDNSGGIQWNPDNSKLDYP
- a CDS encoding prepilin-type N-terminal cleavage/methylation domain-containing protein, coding for MIPVKRGFTLIEMLVVIGILAILIGILLPAIRSVMEKAERVQAKADAQRIVKGWKAYRNQYGRWPSATDESSTGSIMSSNFVRILNARYYQTGLTGPDATPDNPMAIQFVEISGNSIDTRWNFVDPWGTPYRVSFDANFDGRTSNSLYTVYDNVISWSAGPDTNSATAADNIKSWE
- a CDS encoding type II secretion system GspH family protein; translation: MERNPDAENRNSGFRLQVSRRRPVGYGRQAGLPRRSSSPCEEAKTGFTLVELLVTIGIIAILASILLPALTAAARKGEITRARMDMSQIVSAIKSYNREYGIWPVPTSNGYQDRTFGDRNNPQGAEYTMNVVMDILRAIPRAPGNVNGTNNVRKIVFLEIPPKSMEGTDKDGDTYKEDDGYYLDPWGNPYVITMDTEFDGEIGVCCLGGNAYTDIVNLSPSKDATFPDLGVGVMSYGPEPDKPGSLLYSWGAK
- a CDS encoding type II secretion system GspH family protein, whose translation is MKVSGNKAVAEESVRPSWLFFSRGFTLIELLVVIAIIGVLAAILMPALNSALTKAEKARAQTELTQIVAAIKAYYGDYGRMPVAVADDGAPDKTYGAKNKPNKQKVIMDNLRAKDNVGNPKGTVFLDVPKDSMIGTDKDGGSYVEADGYYLDPWGNPYVLSVDANFDGSAFLSGLDSPPAPSASMTVTSFLAVAISYGPDPGSTKSFLTSWGKN